The Heptranchias perlo isolate sHepPer1 chromosome 40, sHepPer1.hap1, whole genome shotgun sequence genome has a window encoding:
- the LOC137305497 gene encoding probable G-protein coupled receptor 146: MWSCIQGDFGSNSTRCKDDLCYNVGMVLSIASMAYLIFCFPLGLIFNVLVLVVNLRHKLSINMPDVYFTNMALAGLVLNLVAFLQLLGPDHLIWPVWTFGREICMASFILFNMAALVSIHSATLLSLDCFIEQALPHTYMSSVYNTKHVCSFVWGGAALASFSSLLFYVCSKVSDEVHDCSKLQTKELGDAIMFFTGFVVPAVGVSYAFRLILSARQDRPPQLEESSHLDPSVRRLLLATVLVQFALWLPYYLTLLVSTAHFVTKTKDDTGFADVLHFLRGACELLAYTSTCVVPMLYKYLQKTFDARLRLVIQDVQCGIKGREIRQQHVVTVSGADIIE; this comes from the coding sequence ATGTGGAGCTGTATTCAAGGGGACTTTGGATCCAACAGTACACGGTGCAAAGATGACCTTTGCTACAATGTCGGCATGGTCCTGTCAATTGCCTCGATGGCCTACCTCATCTTCTGCTTTCCGCTGGGCCTTATCTTCAATGTTTTGGTTCTTGTTGTCAACCTTCGTCACAAGCTGTCCATCAACATGCCTGATGTCTACTTCACCAATATGGCATTGGCTGGCTTGGTCCTGAACCTGGTGGCTTTTCTGCAGCTTCTAGGCCCCGACCACCTCATCTGGCCAGTGTGGACCTTTGGCCGGGAGATCTGCATGGCCTCTTTCATCTTGTTCAACATGGCAGCGCTGGTGAGCATTCACTCTGCCACTTTGCTCAGCCTGGACTGTTTCATTGAGCAAGCTTTGCCTCACACCTACATGTCAAGCGTTTACAACACCAAGCACGTCTGCAGTTTTGTGTGGGGCGGGGCTGCCCTGGCCAgcttctcctccctcctcttttaTGTCTGCAGCAAGGTCTCGGACGAGGTCCACGACTGTTCAAAACTCCAGACCAAGGAGCTAGGGGACGCCATCATGTTCTTCACCGGATTCGTGGTTCCCGCCGTCGGAGTGAGCTACGCCTTCCGGCTCATTCTCAGTGCCCGGCAAGACCGGCCACCTCAGCTGGAGGAATCCTCGCACCTCGACCCTTCCGTCCGGAGGCTTCTCCTGGCCACGGTCCTCGTGCAGTTTGCCCTCTGGTTGCCGTACTACCTGACTCTATTGGTGAGCACTGCCCACTTTGTGACTAAGACGAAGGACGACACTGGGTTTGCCGACGTGCTTCACTTTCTGAGAGGGGCGTGCGAGCTGCTCGCTTACACCAGCACCTGCGTGGTGCCCATGTTATACAAATATCTGCAGAAAACCTTTGACGCCAGACTAAGGCTGGTGATCCAAGACGTGCAGTGCGGCATAAAGGGGCGCGAGATACGCCAGCAACACGTCGTAACAGTTTCAGGGGCAgacatcatagaatga